A portion of the Anthonomus grandis grandis chromosome 7, icAntGran1.3, whole genome shotgun sequence genome contains these proteins:
- the LOC126738981 gene encoding uncharacterized protein LOC126738981 has protein sequence MAAERDNNLKIVIEVEKFPCLYNFKRSDYSRKDITEKAWHEISKETKFSDQECKERWKNIRSAFVRSLKPAPSGSSAKSKKPYYLHDYLLFILPYIKPINTTKSPGNIEGPPNPSETQVALQVDETAANNHEDEESPAPSEVIFNNNSEREDSVPITSKSAKNPQYNTTGKKNMYNNLDKSFLEYLQNKKKKLAPTDDNETARKYFLLSLLPDIKTLTDDQMRHFKLEVLHLIDNIKKSSGPSTITTPLSSTGSNNYP, from the exons atggccGCCGAACgagacaataatttaaaaattgtcattgAAGTGGAAAAATTTCCATGTTTGTATAACTTCAAACGGTCGGATTATTCAAGGAAGGACATAACCGAAAAAGCGTGGCATGAAATATCAAAAGAAACCAAGTTTTCTG atCAAGAATGCAAAGAGAGGTGGAAAAACATTCGATCAGCATTTGTACGCAGCCTGAAGCCAGCCCCGAGTGGTTCCTCGGCAAAGTCAAAGAAACCATACTACCTTCAtgattatttgttatttattctGCCCTATATCAAACCAATAAATACAACCAAATCACCAGGAAATATTGAGGGCCCACCAAATCCTTCAGAAACTCAAGTCGCTTTGCAAGTGGATGAGACTGCCGCAAATAACCATGAAGATGAAGAATCACCTGCACCATCAGAAgtgatatttaataataactccGAGAGAGAAGATTCTGTCCCTATTACTTCAAAGTCGGCGAAGAACCCACAGTACAACACAACAGGGAAAAAGAACATGTACAATAATTTGGACAAATCATTTTTGGAGTATTTgcagaataagaaaaaaaaacttgcccCTACTGATGATAATGAAActgctagaaaatattttttgcttagtTTATTACCCGACATTAAAACACTTACCGATGATCAAATGCGACACTTTAAGCTAGAAGTTCTGCACTTGATTGACAACATAAAGAAAAGCTCAGGACCATCTACAATAACAACCCCACTTTCCTCCACTGGCTCAAATAATTACCCATAG